The stretch of DNA TTCCTCATTAGGGGGAAAAGGGAGGAAAGGTGGCGAGCTTTCTTTCTCCTCGAGATTTCCGTCTTTTTGCTTCTTATTCTTCTTCCCAGCTTACTCCGTTTCCTCTCTTTCCTTTCGGAGAGGGGTTTTTCTTCCTCCCAGTTTGTATTTATGCTTGTTCTCTTCGCTGCCGGAGCGATAACCGGGATGGAGTTTCCCCTGGCAACCCGGCTTTATCTCAGCGGGATGGATGAGGAGATGATAGGAAAGGCAGGGGGAAGGGTGGATGCGGTAGACCATTTGGGCGCCTCTTTTGGCGCCCTTATCACCGGTGTTTTTCTTATACCTCTTATTGGGCTTACCAAAACCGCCCTCTTGTTCGCCCTTTTGAAGGGGGCGAGTTCCTCCTTTATCGGAATGGGGAAAAGCTAAGCCTCTACCACCTCCCGGGTATTTTCCTTCCGCAGAACTTACACTTTCCTCGCTTTATGTTGTTTTCTAAAACCTTGAACCCAATTCTCCTGATGAGGACCTTACCACAGCCAGGGCAGTAGGTGTTTTCTCCTGGGTGCCCCGGGACATTGCCTACATAGACGAAGTGAAGCCCATTGCTCATAGCGATCTTCCTCGCCCGCTCCAGGGTGGCAACCGGGGTTGGGGGAAGGTTGGTCATCTTATAAGTGGGGAAGAAACGGGAGAAATGAACCGGGACATCTGCGCCCAGATTCTTCTTGATCCACTTGGACATCGCATCTATCTCCTTCTCACTGTCGTTTAGGGTAGGGATGAGTAGGACGACTATCTCATACCAGATGCCCACCTCTTTTAAGAGAAGGAGTGTGTCGAGCACCGGCTTTAGTTCGCCGTGGCAGACATCTCGATAGAACTTCTCGGTGAACGCCTTTAGGTCTATCTTCACCGCGGAGAGCACCTTGGTAAGCGCCCGCATCGGCTCCCTCTTTATGTACCCGTTGCTTATCATCACGCTCTCGATCCCTTCCTCCTTCCCCCGGGCTGCAGTGTCGTACATATATTCGTAGAAGATAACCGGTTCGGTGTAGGTGTAGGCGATTATCGGAGTGTTGTTGATCTTGGCTATCTCCACCATCTTTCTTGGGGTGATGTAAAGGGCTTTAATCTGCTCCGGACGAAACTGGGAGATGTTCCAGTTCTGACAGAATTTGCACTCGATATTACAGCCGGCGGTGGCGAAGGAAAGGGCACGGGTTCCAGGGCGAAAGTGGAACAGGGGCTTTTTTTCTATTGGGTCGATGTGCACGGCGCAGGCGCGGGAGTAAACCAGAGTATAATAGGTGCCATTATGGTTCTCACGACAACCACAATAACCTCGTTCGAGGTCAGCCACCTTACAGCCTCGAGGGCATAAGGTACATTCCACCTTCTTT from Acidobacteriota bacterium encodes:
- the amrS gene encoding AmmeMemoRadiSam system radical SAM enzyme, producing the protein MKKARYFKKLPEKKVECTLCPRGCKVADLERGYCGCRENHNGTYYTLVYSRACAVHIDPIEKKPLFHFRPGTRALSFATAGCNIECKFCQNWNISQFRPEQIKALYITPRKMVEIAKINNTPIIAYTYTEPVIFYEYMYDTAARGKEEGIESVMISNGYIKREPMRALTKVLSAVKIDLKAFTEKFYRDVCHGELKPVLDTLLLLKEVGIWYEIVVLLIPTLNDSEKEIDAMSKWIKKNLGADVPVHFSRFFPTYKMTNLPPTPVATLERARKIAMSNGLHFVYVGNVPGHPGENTYCPGCGKVLIRRIGFKVLENNIKRGKCKFCGRKIPGRW